A single Pan paniscus chromosome 21, NHGRI_mPanPan1-v2.0_pri, whole genome shotgun sequence DNA region contains:
- the RAB5IF gene encoding GEL complex subunit OPTI isoform X1 — protein MSGGRRKEEPPQPQLANGALKVSVWSKVLRSDAAWEDKDEFLDVIYWFRQIIAVVLGVIWGVLPLRGFLGIAGSFGSSFTLPSIMTDGVQLPSAPYPVQRTLLITAQELDRWGTPAPWNLEDPCFLDRESVCWASVFSARVVT, from the exons ATGAGCGGCGGGCGGCGGAAGGAGGAGCCGCCTCAGCCGCAGCTGGCCAACGGGGCCCTCAAAGTCTCCGTCTGGAGTAAGGTGCTGCGGAGCGACGCGGCCTGGGAGGATAAG GATGAATTTTTAGATGTGATCTACTGGTTCCGACAGATCATTGCTGTGGTCCTGGGTGTCATTTGGGGAGTTTTGCCATTACGAGGGTTCTTGGGGATAGCAGG GTCATTTGGATCATCTTTTACACTGCCATCCATTATGACTGATGGTGTACAGCTCCCAAGTGCTCCCTATCCAGTCCAAAGGACCCTCTTGATTACAGCACAGGAACTTGATCGTTGGGGAACCCCAGCCCCTTGGAACTTGGAAGACCCGTGTTTCCTGGACCGTGAATCAGTATGTTGGGCATCAGTGTTTTCTGCAAGGGTTGTGacctga
- the RAB5IF gene encoding GEL complex subunit OPTI isoform X2 has protein sequence MSGGRRKEEPPQPQLANGALKVSVWSKVLRSDAAWEDKDEFLDVIYWFRQIIAVVLGVIWGVLPLRGFLGIAGFCLINAGVLYLYFSNYLQIDEEEYGGTWELTKEGFMTSFALFMVIWIIFYTAIHYD, from the exons ATGAGCGGCGGGCGGCGGAAGGAGGAGCCGCCTCAGCCGCAGCTGGCCAACGGGGCCCTCAAAGTCTCCGTCTGGAGTAAGGTGCTGCGGAGCGACGCGGCCTGGGAGGATAAG GATGAATTTTTAGATGTGATCTACTGGTTCCGACAGATCATTGCTGTGGTCCTGGGTGTCATTTGGGGAGTTTTGCCATTACGAGGGTTCTTGGGGATAGCAGG ATTCTGCCTGATCAATGCAGGAGTCTTGTACCTCTACTTCAGCAATTACCTACAGATTGATGAGGAAGAATATGGTGGCACGTGGGAGCTCACGAAGGAAGGGTTTATGACCTCTTTTGCCTTGTTCATG GTCATTTGGATCATCTTTTACACTGCCATCCATTATGACTGA